In Drosophila santomea strain STO CAGO 1482 chromosome 2L, Prin_Dsan_1.1, whole genome shotgun sequence, a single window of DNA contains:
- the LOC120445608 gene encoding vitelline membrane protein Vm26Ab, which yields MAFNFGHLLFAGLVALSVVSSETIQLQPTQGILIPAPLAENIRVSRAAYGGYSAPAAPAAAAYSAPAAPAYSAPAAPAYSAPAAPAYSAPAAPAYSAPAAPAYSAPAAPAYSAPASIPSPPCPKNYLFSCQPSLQPVPCSAPAQSYGSAGAYSQYVPQYAVPFVREL from the coding sequence ATGGCATTCAACTTTGGTCACCTCCTCTTCGCCGGCCTCGTGGCCTTGTCCGTCGTGTCCTCCGAGACCATCCAGCTGCAGCCCACACAGGGCATCCTCATCCCCGCCCCGCTGGCCGAGAACATCCGTGTGTCGCGTGCCGCTTACGGAGGATACTCCGCCCCagctgctcccgctgctgctgcctacTCCGCTCCCGCTGCTCCGGCCTACTCCGCCCCAGCTGCCCCGGCCTACTCCGCTCCCGCTGCCCCGGCTTACTCCGCACCCGCTGCTCCTGCCTACTCTGCTCCCGCTGCCCCCGCCTACTCTGCTCCAGCCGCACCAGCCTACTCCGCACCCGCCTCCATTCCGTCGCCGCCGTGCCCCAAGAACTACCTGTTCAGCTGCCAGCCCTCCCTGCAGCCCGTGCCCTGCTCCGCCCCAGCTCAGTCCTACGGATCCGCCGGCGCCTACTCCCAGTACGTGCCCCAGTACGCCGTGCCCTTCGTCCGTGAACTTTAA
- the LOC120458299 gene encoding myosin heavy chain IB produces MWKYLGFFAILAGASSLGQQTGLEASTCGGGTGCSRSSATEHSDPQLNRRRRQQQIVQEVVVENNFGGPGFGGPGFGGPGFGGPGFGGPGFGGPGFGGPGFGGPGFGRPGFGGPSFGGPGFGRGKFGFARSYDQTDEEVPPQATYQQQDALSEVPSPACPKNYVFSCEAVIKPVPCGYSSY; encoded by the coding sequence ATGTGGAAGTATCTCGGATTCTTTGCCATATTGGCCGGAGCGAGTTCGCTGGGTCAGCAGACTGGCTTGGAAGCCTCAACATGTGGAGGGGGTACAGGGTGTTCGAGGTCATCAGCTACCGAGCACTCGGATCCGCAACTGAATCGTAGGAGGAGGCAGCAGCAAATCGTACAGGAGGTTGTCGTGGAGAACAACTTCGGAGGTCCTGGTTTCGGAGGACCTGGCTTTGGAGGTCCAGGGTTCGGAGGTCCAGGGTTCGGAGGTCCAGGGTTCGGTGGTCCTGGCTTTGGAGGTCCTGGCTTTGGAGGACCTGGCTTTGGACGTCCCGGCTTCGGAGGTCCCAGTTTTGGAGGTCCTGGCTTCGGACGTGGTAAATTTGGCTTTGCTCGCAGCTACGACCAGACGGATGAGGAGGTACCGCCTCAGGCGACATACCAACAGCAAGACGCACTCAGTGAAGTTCCTTCTCCAGCTTGCCCAAAGAACTATGTGTTCTCCTGTGAGGCGGTTATCAAGCCGGTTCCATGTGGGTACAGCTCATATTGA
- the LOC120449331 gene encoding profilin, with the protein MSWQDYVDNQLLASQCVTKACIAGHDGNIWAQSNGFEVTKEELSKLISGFDQQDGLTSNGVTLAGQRYIYLSGTDRVVRAKLGRSGVHCMKTTQAVIVSIYEDPVQPQQAASVVEKLGDYLITCGY; encoded by the exons ATGAGCTGGCAAGATTATGTGGACAACCAACTCCTGGCCTCGCAGTGCGTGACCAAGGCGTGCATCGCCGGCCACGATGGCAACATTTGGGCGCAGTCCAATGGCTTTGAG GTGACAAAAGAGGAGCTCTCCAAACTGATCAGCGGCTTCGATCAGCAGGACGGTCTCACCAGCAACGGCGTGACACTCGCCGGCCAGCGGTACATTTACCTTTCCGGCACAGACCGCGTGGTGCGCGCCAAGCTCGGCAGGAGCGGAGTGCACTGCATGAAGACAACACAAG CCGTGATCGTTTCCATCTACGAGGATCCCGTTCAGCCCCAGCAGGCCGCTTCCGTTGTAGAGAAACTTGGAGATTATCTGATTACTTGCGGGTACTAG
- the LOC120458300 gene encoding vitelline membrane protein Vm26Aa has translation MKSFVCIALVAFAAAALASPTNVASATGSTATVTTQDGELEGVTGQGFGDLTRLRKSAYGGSSGGYGGSSIQAPPCPKNYLFSCQPNLAPVPCSAPAPSYGSAGAYSTPVAAYVAPNYGLPQHQQQLFSAAYVPQTYGYQY, from the coding sequence ATGAAATCCTTCGTGTGCATCGCTCTGGTCGCCTTCGCCGCCGCTGCTCTGGCTTCGCCCACCAACGTGGCTTCGGCCACCGGATCCACCGCCACGGTGACCACCCAGGACGGAGAGCTGGAGGGAGTGACCGGACAGGGATTCGGTGACCTGACTCGTCTCCGCAAGTCTGCCTACGGCGGCAGCTCCGGCGGCTATGGAGGCTCCAGCATCCAGGCTCCTCCCTGCCCCAAGAACTACCTGTTCAGCTGCCAGCCCAACCTCGCCCCCGTGCCCTGCAGCGCTCCCGCCCCCAGCTACGGATCCGCCGGTGCCTACTCCACCCCGGTGGCCGCCTACGTCGCCCCCAACTACGGCCTGccccagcaccagcagcagctctTCAGCGCCGCCTACGTGCCCCAGACCTACGGCTACCAGTACTGA
- the LOC120444119 gene encoding proline-rich extensin-like protein EPR1 has product MHPGNRSWTLTLLALGVVLSTSAQDVTRSNRIAAPGEPLYYLMADAGPLVTPNEALKRTNRSLLKWWDDLFPRNNNCCNNNNNNNNLVYPPAPLLPAPSVPNNCNGLQLQDLDPFKQMKLFKKLPELFPTATSCGQCGGGCGQNNYVPPAPQSPSYGGDGYGAPPNGGYTKPNPEYDGPGDGDAGYVAPAAPAYEAPAPVAPAYAPAAPAYEAPAPVAPAYEDPAPAAPAYEAPAADYNAPAAPAPTYEPAAPSYTQPEATPEVYAKGQGYSQPAQPSYVGAPPAQILYQPIIYLTAPLASKSSFQVEYDDQKYATPIAPPPPPPPSAPVYEAPSQSCYQPAAPPAPNYATPSCQTPIRLSLIDQPYRVAPELFEEYNYRLALGSQNLL; this is encoded by the coding sequence ATGCACCCCGGAAACAGATCGTGGACTCTGACCCTGCTGGCGCTGGGCGTGGTCCTGTCCACTTCAGCCCAGGATGTGACCCGTTCGAACCGGATTGCGGCGCCGGGGGAGCCACTCTACTATCTGATGGCGGATGCGGGTCCTTTGGTGACCCCGAATGAGGCTCTGAAGCGCACGAACCGCTCGCTGCTCAAGTGGTGGGATGATCTCTTCCcccgcaacaacaactgctgcaacaacaacaacaataacaacaatctGGTGTATCCACCAGCTCCACTGCTCCCCGCGCCCTCTGTGCCCAACAACTGCAATGGCCTGCAGCTGCAGGATCTGGATCCCTTCAAGCAGATGAAGCTCTTCAAGAAGCTACCCGAACTATTTCCCACAGCCACATCCTGTGGACAGTGCGGCGGCGGTTGTGGCCAGAACAACTATGTGCCACCGGCGCCACAGAGTCCTTCCTACGGCGGTGATGGTTACGGAGCGCCGCCCAACGGTGGGTACACGAAACCCAATCCCGAGTACGATGGTCCCGGCGATGGCGATGCGGGCTATGTAGCGCCGGCAGCTCCTGCCTACGAAGCTCCTGCGCCAGTTGCTCCTGCCTACGCGCCTGCAGCTCCTGCCTACGAAGCTCCAGCACCAGTTGCTCCTGCCTACGAAGATCCTGCGCCAGCAGCTCCTGCTTACGAAGCACCTGCAGCTGATTACAATGCACCCGCTGCACCAGCTCCCACCTATGAGCCGGCAGCACCGAGCTACACCCAACCGGAGGCCACTCCCGAAGTCTATGCCAAGGGACAGGGATACAGCCAGCCCGCACAGCCAAGTTACGTTGGCGCACCACCGGCACAGATACTTTACCAACCCATCATCTACCTCACCGCTCCACTGGCATCGAAGTCGTCCTTCCAGGTGGAGTATGACGATCAGAAATATGCCACTCCAATagctccaccaccaccgccaccgccatcGGCTCCCGTTTACGAAGCTCCATCGCAGAGTTGCTACCAACCGGCGGCACCACCTGCTCCGAACTATGCCACGCCCTCGTGCCAAACGCCCATCCGCCTCTCACTCATAGACCAGCCGTATCGAGTGGCTCCGGAACTGTTCGAGGAGTACAACTATCGCCTGGCCCTGGGCTCCCAGAATCTTTTGTAG
- the LOC120458801 gene encoding LOW QUALITY PROTEIN: basic salivary proline-rich protein 2 (The sequence of the model RefSeq protein was modified relative to this genomic sequence to represent the inferred CDS: inserted 1 base in 1 codon): MDIQPQTLRLIFLWNCLAIGLSLMSGATASGHDVSPASRDAIXSSQQSCVEVRNAGGQGEPFYMCRGAESTGPGAENQPSMEHMPPLNPQPAVHHDSGHNFPVFPAFEGGSYPQQAVTEDPTRIHQVQPAGPSSYQEELHRQPLPQQHQPHAQYGFYGGPMAAPPTAAPAQSAGVPEFHHPTLGSPPAAPPGVSAGPGPASTAPSYDPAAFPRTPSRPKENEVAGNGRHRFTFDDDVLAVPDVGFRREELQQQYRRPVNQPGAQDQLMWVPLSQTQDPENDPVMKAFYSSLAVEGHPAQEAPVGNQDEPMVGQMAPGYSPYNGQYPEAPAPPTLPPPPPTYSQADVTPSANTYCNGCPPTAPPIQCPTPLDNGVSYSTTCPSFQPVIISMPCYAQRPPNPYFGLPRAPPALAPAGPFGGGFGLGAQLGSPFGMTPQMGGRGYDMEQQVGGPFGMGMQLGMGMNPFGPFGALNPFNPFNRILGAPAPNPPTQNGNFFQRVFKFDQNAVPASTTEVAPSTEAQTERSGKLNFSSSTPASPSSEQPDSILGDDLESAEDVDSAEDIDKEDDPAVTTPLPASEADDSADASGVPAIVSKATDLLKPTEKRKRQRQRSNGRGTQKHRYLQQL, from the exons ATGGATATCCAACCACAGACCTTGAGGCTGATTTTCCTTTGGAACTGCCTGGCCATTGGGCTATCGCTGATGTCAGGAGCAACTGCATCCGGACATGACGTCAGTCCAGCTTCCAGGGATGCTA ACAGTAGCCAGCAAAGTTGTGTGGAGGTCAGAAACGCAGGTGGCCAGGGCGAGCCATTCTACATGTGCCGTGGCGCGGAGTCCACAGGACCTGGAGCTGAAAATCAGCCCTCCATGGAGCATATGCCTCCGTTAAATCCTCAGCCCGCAGTACACCATGATTCCGGTCACAACTTTCCCGTGTTTCCCGCCTTTGAGGGCGGGTCATATCCGCAGCAGGCAGTCACAGAAGACCCCACTCGCATCCACCAAGTCCAGCCGGCGGGTCCGTCGTCATACCAGGAGGAGCTCCACCGCCAGCCTCTTCCTCAGCAGCATCAGCCCCACGCCCAGTACGGATTCTACGGAGGCCCCATGGCAGCCCCTCCAACTGCAGCTCCAGCGCAGTCAGCTGGCGTGCCGGAATTTCATCACCCAACTCTGGGCAGCCCGCCAGCAGCTCCACCAGGAGTTTCAGCTGGCCCAGGCCCAGCGTCCACGGCCCCTTCGTATGATCCTGCAGCATTTCCGAGGACGCCAAGTCGTCCCAAAGAGAACGAAGTAGCCGGAAATGGTAGACATCGTTTCACCTTCGACGACGATGTGCTGGCTGTGCCGGATGTGGGATTTAGGCGAGAGGAGCTACAACAGCAGTACCGCAGGCCAGTGAATCAACCGGGAGCCCAAGATCAGTTGATGTGGGTGCCATTGTCACAGACGCAGGATCCCGAGAACGATCCGGTTATGAAGGCATTCTACAGCAGTCTGGCAGTCGAAGGACACCCCGCACAGGAAGCACCAGTGGGCAACCAGGATGAGCCCATGGTGGGACAAATGGCCCCCGGCTATAGCCCCTACAACGGCCAATACCCAGAGGCACCTGCTCCGCCGACGCTGCCGCCACCACCTCCGACTTATTCCCAAGCTGATGTGACGCCCTCTGCCAACACATACTGCAATGGATGTCCTCCCACCGCACCACCTATCCAATGTCCCACGCCACTGGACAACGGAGTGAGCTACAGCACCACCTGTCCGAGCTTCCAGCCGGTCATCATAAGCATGCCCTGCTACGCACAACGTCCACCAAATCCCTACTTTGGACTTCCTAGGGCACCACCAGCATTGGCTCCAGCCGGTCCCTTTGGTGGTGGATTTGGGTTGGGTGCCCAGCTGGGAAGCCCTTTCGGCATGACTCCTCAGATGGGGGGACGGGGATATGACATGGAGCAGCAGGTGGGTGGCCCCTTCGGCATGGGAATGCAGCTCGGAATGGGAATGAACCCATTCGGACCTTTCGGAGCCCTCAACCCTTTCAATCCGTTCAACAGAATTCTGGGTGCACCAGCTCCCAATCCTCCAACACAAAATGGTAACTTTTTTCAGCGCGTATTCAAATTCGACCAGAACGCTGTCCCAGCATCGACCACAGAAGTTGCTCCTTCCACAGAAGCTCAGACGGAACGATCGGGAAAGCTGAACTTCTCCAGCAGCACTCCGGCGTCGCCCAGCTCAGAACAGCCGGATTCCATTCTGGGCGATGACCTGGAGAGTGCAGAGGATGTGGACTCTGCCGAAGACATCGATAAGGAGGATGATCCGGCGGTGACCACACCGCTCCCAGCTTCCGAGGCAGATGATTCCGCTGACGCATCCGGAGTGCCGGCCATCGTGAGCAAGGCGACGGATCTTCTCAAGCCCACGGAGAAACGGAAGCGACAACGTCAGCGCTCCAATGGGCGTGGCACCCAAAAGCACAGATACCTCCAGCAGTTGTAG
- the LOC120443690 gene encoding mitochondrial uncoupling protein 4C — MDKDEREYWHLRSSYNDDMPRFPPTNVADPLTPGNLFQLYINTFIGANLAESFVFPLDVAKTRMQVDGEQARKTGSAMPTFRATLSNMIKVEGFKSLYAGFSAMVTRNFIFNSLRVVLYDVFRRPFLYQNEQKEEVIKVHMALGCSFTAGCIAQALANPFDIVKVRMQTEGRRRQLGYDVRVNSMVQAFVDIYRRGGLPSMWKGVGPSCMRACLMTTGDVGSYDISKRTFKRLLDLQDGLPLRFLSSMCAGLTASVLSCPADVIKSRMMNQPVDDSGRNLYYKNSIDCLRKLVREEGVLTLYKGLMPTWFRLGPFSVLFWLSVEQLRQWEGQSGF; from the coding sequence ATGGACAAGGATGAACGCGAGTACTGGCACCTTCGATCCTCATACAACGACGACATGCCGCGCTTTCCTCCAACGAACGTGGCTGACCCACTTACCCCTGGCAATCTGTTCCAGCTGTACATCAACACCTTCATTGGCGCCAATCTGGCGGAGTCGTTTGTCTTTCCCCTGGACGTGGCCAAGACCCGGATGCAGGTGGATGGCGAGCAGGCGAGGAAGACGGGCTCCGCGATGCCCACTTTCCGGGCAACACTTAGCAATATGATCAAAGTGGAGGGCTTCAAGTCGCTCTACGCCGGCTTCTCGGCCATGGTGACCCGCAACTTCATCTTCAATTCGTTACGCGTGGTCTTGTACGACGTCTTCCGGCGCCCCTTCCTCTACCAGAACGAGCAGAAAGAGGAGGTGATCAAGGTGCACATGGCGCTGGGCTGCAGCTTCACGGCGGGCTGCATTGCCCAGGCACTGGCCAATCCCTTCGACATCGTCAAGGTGCGAATGCAGACGGAGGGCCGCCGCCGCCAGCTGGGCTACGATGTGCGGGTGAACAGCATGGTGCAGGCCTTCGTGGACATCTACAGGCGCGGAGGACTGCCCAGCATGTGGAAGGGCGTGGGGCCCAGCTGCATGCGAGCCTGCCTCATGACAACTGGCGATGTGGGCAGCTACGATATCAGCAAGCGCACCTTCAAGCGCCTGCTGGACTTACAGGACGGCCTGCCGTTGCGCTTCCTGTCCTCCATGTGCGCCGGACTAACGGCCTCCGTGCTCAGCTGTCCGGCGGATGTGATCAAGTCGCGGATGATGAACCAGCCTGTGGACGATAGCGGAAGGAATCTCTACTACAAGAACTCCATCGACTGCCTGAGGAAACTGGTGAGGGAGGAGGGTGTGCTCACATTGTACAAGGGCCTTATGCCCACTTGGTTCCGCCTGGGACCCTTCTCGGTGCTGTTCTGGCTGTCCGTTGAGCAACTGCGTCAGTGGGAGGGCCAGAGTGGATTTTAG
- the LOC120449322 gene encoding mitochondrial uncoupling protein 4 isoform X1 produces MGKSVSTVFRPAEWDNSEEREKPKLEYLVTNKKTPPLELYLTAFASACSAEIVGYPFDVCKTRMQIQGEIAGRVGQKAAKYRGLLATAMGIVREEGLLKLYGGISAMVFRHSLFSGIKMLTYDYMREKMIVPDVDGRPQLSFLGSCIGGVVAGGTASVLTNPTELIKIQMQMEGQRRLRGEPPRIHNVLQALTSIYRTGGVAGLWKGTVPNTWRSALVTIGDVSCYDLCKRLLIAEFDLADNREVQFIAAMTAGVADAILSLPADVVKSRIMNQPTDEQGRGIHYKGSLDCLSRLVREEGFLAMYKGFIPYWMRVGPASVVFWMTFEQIRRFRGSEGY; encoded by the exons ATGGGAAAAAGCGTTAGCACAGTCTTTAGGCCAGCAGAGTGGGATAATTCGGAGGAGAGGGAGAAACCCAAGTTGGAGTACCTGGTGACCAACAAGAAGACTCCGCCGCTGGAACTCTACCTCACGGCATTCGCCTCCGCCTGCAGTGCCGAGATCGTGGGCTATCCCTTCGACGTGTGCAAGACGCGAATGCAGATCCAGGGCGAGATTGCTGGCAGGGTGGGTCAGAAGGCGGCGAAGTACCGGGGTCTGCTGGCCACTGCCATGGGAATCGTCAGGGAGGAGGGTCTGCTGAAGCTCTACGGTGGCATATCCGCCATGGTGTTCCGCCACTCGCTCTTCAGCGGCATCAAAATGCTGACCTACGACTACATGCGCGAGAAGATGATCGTGCCCGACGTGGATGGCAGGCCGCAGCTATCCTTTCTGGGCTCCTGCATCGGTGGCGTTGTGGCCGGTGGAACTGCCAGCGTGCTCACCAATCCCACCGAGCTGATTAAGATCCAGATGCAGATGGAGGGCCAGCGGCGTCTGCGTGGCGAGCCCCCACGCATCCACAATGTGCTCCAGGCCCTGACTTCCATTTACAGAACAGGTGGTGTGGCGGGGCTCTGGAAGGGAACTGTTCCGAACACGTGGCGCTCGGCACTCGTCACCATAG GGGACGTCAGCTGCTATGACTTGTGCAAGCGGCTGCTGATTGCCGAGTTCGATCTGGCGGATAACCGAGAAGTCCAGTTCATAGCCGCAATGACCGCCGGCGTTGCGGATGCCATTCTGAGTTTACCCGCGGACGTGGTCAAGTCGCGGATCATGAATCAGCCAACTGATGAGCAGGGACGCGGTATCCATTACAAGGGCTCCCTGGACTGCCTAAGTCGATTGGTGAGGGAGGAGGGCTTTCTGGCCATGTACAAGGGTTTCATACCCTATTGGATGCGAGTCGGACCTGCCTCAGTGGTGTTCTGGATGACCTTCGAGCAGATAAGGCGGTTTCGTGGCAGTGAAGGTTACTAG
- the LOC120449322 gene encoding mitochondrial uncoupling protein 4 isoform X2 — protein MGKSVSTVFRPAEWDNSEEREKPKLEYLVTNKKTPPLELYLTAFASACSAEIVGYPFDVCKTRMQIQGEIAGRVGQKAAKYRGLLATAMGIVREEGLLKLYGGISAMVFRHSLFSGIKMLTYDYMREKMIVPDVDGRPQLSFLGSCIGGVVAGGTASVLTNPTELIKIQMQMEGQRRLRGEPPRIHNVLQALTSIYRTGGVAGLWKGTVPNTWRSALVTIGDVSCYDLCKRLLIAEFDLADNREVQFIAAMTAGVADAILSLPADVVKSRIMNQPTDEQGRLKPNALVNI, from the exons ATGGGAAAAAGCGTTAGCACAGTCTTTAGGCCAGCAGAGTGGGATAATTCGGAGGAGAGGGAGAAACCCAAGTTGGAGTACCTGGTGACCAACAAGAAGACTCCGCCGCTGGAACTCTACCTCACGGCATTCGCCTCCGCCTGCAGTGCCGAGATCGTGGGCTATCCCTTCGACGTGTGCAAGACGCGAATGCAGATCCAGGGCGAGATTGCTGGCAGGGTGGGTCAGAAGGCGGCGAAGTACCGGGGTCTGCTGGCCACTGCCATGGGAATCGTCAGGGAGGAGGGTCTGCTGAAGCTCTACGGTGGCATATCCGCCATGGTGTTCCGCCACTCGCTCTTCAGCGGCATCAAAATGCTGACCTACGACTACATGCGCGAGAAGATGATCGTGCCCGACGTGGATGGCAGGCCGCAGCTATCCTTTCTGGGCTCCTGCATCGGTGGCGTTGTGGCCGGTGGAACTGCCAGCGTGCTCACCAATCCCACCGAGCTGATTAAGATCCAGATGCAGATGGAGGGCCAGCGGCGTCTGCGTGGCGAGCCCCCACGCATCCACAATGTGCTCCAGGCCCTGACTTCCATTTACAGAACAGGTGGTGTGGCGGGGCTCTGGAAGGGAACTGTTCCGAACACGTGGCGCTCGGCACTCGTCACCATAG GGGACGTCAGCTGCTATGACTTGTGCAAGCGGCTGCTGATTGCCGAGTTCGATCTGGCGGATAACCGAGAAGTCCAGTTCATAGCCGCAATGACCGCCGGCGTTGCGGATGCCATTCTGAGTTTACCCGCGGACGTGGTCAAGTCGCGGATCATGAATCAGCCAACTGATGAGCAGGGAC GCTTGAAACCGAATGCCTTAGTAAATATATAA